Proteins co-encoded in one Holophagales bacterium genomic window:
- a CDS encoding cytochrome b/b6 domain-containing protein, translating into MNREYIYPAFGRFWHWAQSFLILFLALTGFEIHGSLSFFGYEQAVRLHNFAAWSFLVLIAFAIFWHFTTDEWRQYVPTWVNLKAQAEYYLFGIFQDAPHPTQKSRHRKLNPLQKIVYAGLKLFVLPLVWVSGLLYMFYRYPQRYDVLALDVSALQAIALAHTLGAFALLGFLVAHLYLTTTGHTLTSNLKAMVTGWEEMHGDEPHAAVEPAAASGQNAVEQAAGQAR; encoded by the coding sequence ATGAACCGCGAGTACATTTACCCGGCGTTCGGGCGCTTCTGGCACTGGGCGCAGTCGTTCCTGATCCTCTTCCTCGCCCTCACCGGCTTCGAGATCCACGGCTCGCTCAGCTTCTTCGGCTACGAGCAGGCGGTGCGGCTGCACAACTTCGCTGCGTGGTCGTTCCTCGTCCTGATCGCCTTCGCGATCTTCTGGCACTTCACGACCGACGAGTGGCGCCAGTACGTCCCGACGTGGGTGAACCTGAAGGCCCAGGCGGAGTACTACCTCTTCGGCATCTTCCAGGACGCGCCCCACCCGACGCAGAAGTCGAGACACAGAAAGCTCAACCCGCTCCAGAAGATCGTCTACGCGGGTCTGAAGCTCTTCGTCCTCCCTCTCGTCTGGGTCTCGGGTCTCCTCTACATGTTCTACCGGTACCCGCAGAGATACGACGTCCTCGCGCTCGACGTGTCGGCGCTCCAGGCAATCGCTCTCGCCCACACTCTCGGGGCCTTCGCCCTCCTCGGATTCCTCGTCGCGCACCTCTACCTGACGACGACCGGCCACACCCTGACGTCGAACCTGAAGGCCATGGTGACGGGCTGGGAAGAGATGCACGGCGACGAGCCGCATGCGGCCGTCGAACCGGCCGCCGCTTCCGGGCAGAACGCCGTGGAGCAGGCCGCTGGGCAGGCCCGCTGA
- a CDS encoding tetrathionate reductase family octaheme c-type cytochrome, translating to MKKILLALVGLAVVASLVVTAVRRSDAGPKPIEALRHTYRDKAKPSVDHALFAQLQGPFAKPQLVTSACISCHNGRHTEVMASSHWNWERIEYVEGKGIRAIGKKNVLNNFCIGVAGSQQSCDKCHAGYGWADASFDFGDPLNVDCLACHDNGGTYAKKVGGAGMPADGLDLALVAQKVGRPQRANCGTCHAFGGGGNNVKHGDLDVAQFDTTRDVDVHMGTDGADMSCVDCHTAEKHQMLGKAYSLSSMNRNRVACESCHGAVPHEDELLNQHGYKVACQTCHIPEYAKVNATKMRWDWSTAGKLKDGKPYEEEDGQGNHAYMSIKGTFTWAKNVTPEYVWFNGTASHHLLGEKFDPARPLVLNTLYGAYDEPEAKIVPVKVHRAKQIYDTKNLTLIQPKLYSATPGDGGYWGDFDWNAAATAGMKEVGLPYSGSYGFAETEMNWPLNHMVAPKDKAVSCEECHKREGGRLASVGGFYMPGRDRSTLLDGFGALLVLGAFAGVLVHGGARYWFWRRRQGGK from the coding sequence ATGAAGAAGATCCTCCTCGCGCTCGTCGGCCTCGCGGTCGTCGCGAGCCTCGTGGTGACGGCGGTCCGGCGGTCCGACGCCGGGCCGAAACCGATCGAGGCACTCCGGCACACGTACCGCGACAAGGCGAAACCTTCGGTCGACCACGCCCTTTTCGCCCAGCTGCAGGGCCCCTTCGCGAAGCCGCAGCTGGTGACGTCTGCCTGCATCTCCTGCCACAACGGGCGGCACACGGAGGTGATGGCCTCTTCCCACTGGAACTGGGAGCGGATCGAGTACGTCGAGGGGAAGGGGATCCGGGCCATCGGCAAGAAGAACGTCCTGAACAACTTCTGCATCGGCGTCGCGGGAAGCCAGCAGAGCTGCGACAAGTGCCACGCCGGCTACGGCTGGGCCGACGCGAGCTTCGACTTCGGGGACCCGCTGAACGTCGACTGCCTCGCCTGCCACGACAACGGCGGGACCTACGCAAAGAAGGTCGGCGGGGCCGGGATGCCTGCGGACGGCCTCGACCTTGCGCTCGTGGCGCAGAAGGTCGGCCGCCCGCAGCGGGCGAACTGCGGCACGTGCCACGCCTTCGGGGGCGGCGGAAACAACGTGAAGCACGGCGACCTCGACGTGGCGCAGTTCGACACGACGCGCGACGTCGACGTCCACATGGGAACCGACGGCGCCGACATGTCGTGCGTCGACTGCCACACGGCCGAAAAGCACCAGATGCTCGGCAAGGCCTACTCGCTCTCTTCCATGAACCGCAACCGCGTGGCCTGCGAGAGCTGCCACGGAGCGGTCCCCCACGAGGACGAGCTCCTGAACCAGCACGGCTACAAGGTCGCCTGCCAGACCTGCCACATCCCCGAGTACGCGAAGGTGAACGCGACGAAGATGAGGTGGGACTGGTCGACGGCCGGGAAGCTGAAGGACGGCAAGCCCTACGAGGAGGAAGACGGCCAGGGGAACCACGCGTACATGTCGATCAAGGGCACTTTCACCTGGGCGAAGAACGTCACGCCCGAGTACGTCTGGTTCAACGGCACCGCCTCGCACCACCTGCTCGGCGAGAAGTTCGACCCCGCGCGGCCGCTCGTCCTGAACACGCTGTACGGCGCGTACGACGAGCCCGAGGCGAAGATCGTCCCCGTCAAGGTCCACCGTGCGAAGCAGATCTACGACACGAAGAACCTCACTCTCATCCAGCCGAAGCTCTACTCCGCGACGCCCGGTGACGGCGGGTATTGGGGAGACTTCGACTGGAACGCAGCGGCCACCGCCGGGATGAAGGAGGTCGGCCTCCCTTACAGCGGCTCGTACGGCTTCGCCGAGACCGAGATGAACTGGCCCCTGAACCACATGGTCGCTCCGAAGGACAAGGCCGTCTCGTGCGAGGAATGCCACAAGCGGGAAGGGGGACGGCTCGCCTCGGTGGGCGGCTTCTACATGCCGGGCCGGGACCGCAGCACGCTGCTGGATGGGTTCGGCGCGCTCCTTGTTCTCGGAGCGTTCGCGGGGGTCCTCGTCCACGGCGGGGCCCGCTATTGGTTCTGGCGCCGGCGCCAGGGAGGCAAGTGA